From the genome of Maribacter algicola, one region includes:
- a CDS encoding protein-L-isoaspartate(D-aspartate) O-methyltransferase, with product MKDTYKHRGMRNQLAELLIEKGISNKIVLDAIREVPRHFFMDSSFEGHAYQDKAFPIAADQTISQPYTVAFQTELLQLEPNLSVLEIGTGSGYQTAVLLKCKVKVFTIERQLELFKKTSLFFKKMGYRPKKFIFGDGYKGLPEEAPFDRIIVTAGAPEVPKALMSQLKVGGRLVIPVGFEEQIMTLFERTSEKEFKKTEYGSFRFVPLLEDKN from the coding sequence TTGAAGGACACATATAAACACAGAGGCATGCGCAATCAATTGGCAGAGTTGCTGATAGAAAAGGGCATTTCCAATAAAATCGTCCTGGATGCCATTAGGGAGGTGCCAAGACATTTTTTTATGGACAGTAGTTTTGAAGGTCACGCGTATCAGGATAAGGCATTTCCCATTGCTGCGGACCAAACCATTTCCCAGCCCTATACCGTTGCGTTTCAAACGGAGCTGTTGCAACTGGAACCAAATCTTAGTGTTTTGGAAATAGGCACCGGCAGTGGTTACCAGACGGCGGTTTTGTTAAAGTGCAAGGTGAAGGTCTTTACCATTGAAAGACAGTTGGAACTTTTTAAAAAAACGAGTCTATTCTTTAAAAAAATGGGATACAGACCAAAGAAGTTCATTTTTGGCGATGGTTATAAAGGTCTGCCCGAAGAAGCGCCCTTTGACCGGATTATCGTAACCGCGGGAGCACCTGAAGTTCCTAAGGCCTTAATGTCCCAATTGAAAGTAGGAGGAAGGTTGGTAATACCTGTTGGTTTTGAAGAGCAAATAATGACGCTTTTTGAAAGGACTTCTGAGAAGGAATTCAAGAAAACGGAATATGGGTCCTTTAGGTTTGTGCCCTTATTGGAGGATAAGAACTAA
- the smpB gene encoding SsrA-binding protein SmpB, with translation MQKNINIKNKRARFEYELLETFTAGLVLAGTEIKSIRYGKASISESFCEFNDRDELFVINMQIDEYSHASHFNHKPKAERKLLLNKRELRKLHKEVKTTGLTIVPLTLFINDRGLAKMQIALAKGKKLYDKRETIKDRDNKRNLDRIKKSFNA, from the coding sequence ATGCAGAAGAACATCAACATTAAGAATAAAAGGGCTCGTTTTGAGTACGAGCTGTTGGAAACCTTTACGGCAGGACTCGTGCTTGCCGGCACGGAAATTAAATCCATTAGATATGGAAAGGCTTCTATTTCAGAAAGCTTTTGCGAGTTTAACGATCGTGATGAGCTTTTTGTAATCAACATGCAAATTGACGAATATTCGCATGCTTCCCACTTTAACCATAAACCAAAAGCGGAACGTAAACTGTTATTGAACAAAAGGGAATTAAGAAAATTACACAAAGAGGTAAAGACAACGGGACTCACCATCGTTCCCCTAACACTGTTCATCAACGACCGCGGATTGGCCAAAATGCAAATAGCACTTGCCAAGGGTAAAAAACTTTATGATAAGAGAGAAACCATAAAGGATAGGGATAATAAACGGAATCTAGACCGAATCAAAAAAAGCTTTAACGCCTAA
- a CDS encoding Gfo/Idh/MocA family protein, which yields MLKVGVLGAGHLGKIHLRLLNQSEKYELIGFYDADIINGKKVAAEFGYTYFDNINDLIDAVDVVDIVTPTLSHYECAKKAMEKARHVFIEKPITNTLEEAENLLMLEHKYKVKGQVGHVERFNPAFTAVRESINQPMFIETHRLAEFNPRGTDVPVVLDLMIHDIDAILSVVKSKVVGIKASGVSVLSQSPDIANARLEFENGCVANLTASRISLKNMRKSRFFQKDAYISVDFLEKKVEVVRMKDAPAIAGDFDMILQNAEGVKKQIYFENPSITENNAILDELESFAESILEDSIPMVTLEQGTEALKVALQIIAAFENKSVLN from the coding sequence ATGCTCAAAGTTGGGGTCTTAGGGGCCGGTCATTTAGGAAAAATTCATTTACGCTTGCTCAATCAGTCCGAAAAATATGAACTGATAGGTTTTTATGATGCCGATATCATAAACGGTAAAAAGGTGGCCGCTGAATTTGGATATACTTATTTTGACAATATCAATGATTTAATTGACGCCGTTGACGTTGTCGATATCGTAACGCCTACCCTATCCCATTATGAATGTGCCAAAAAGGCCATGGAAAAGGCCAGGCATGTCTTTATTGAAAAACCCATTACCAATACCTTGGAAGAAGCGGAAAACCTATTGATGTTAGAGCACAAATATAAGGTAAAGGGACAGGTTGGCCACGTAGAACGTTTTAATCCGGCTTTTACTGCAGTTAGGGAATCCATCAACCAGCCAATGTTCATCGAAACGCACCGATTGGCCGAATTCAATCCGCGCGGTACCGATGTACCCGTAGTTTTGGATTTGATGATACATGACATTGATGCCATTTTGAGCGTTGTAAAATCAAAAGTAGTCGGTATAAAGGCAAGCGGGGTATCCGTTTTAAGCCAATCACCGGATATTGCCAATGCGCGATTGGAATTTGAGAATGGCTGTGTGGCCAATCTTACCGCCAGTAGGATAAGTCTTAAAAACATGCGCAAATCACGATTCTTCCAAAAGGACGCCTACATTTCTGTCGATTTTTTGGAGAAAAAAGTGGAAGTCGTAAGGATGAAGGACGCCCCTGCAATAGCCGGTGATTTTGATATGATCCTTCAAAATGCGGAAGGTGTAAAAAAACAGATTTATTTTGAAAACCCTTCCATTACGGAAAACAATGCCATTTTGGACGAGTTGGAATCCTTCGCGGAGTCCATCCTTGAAGATAGCATACCTATGGTTACGCTAGAACAAGGAACCGAGGCATTGAAAGTGGCTCTACAGATTATAGCCGCTTTTGAAAACAAATCGGTTTTAAATTAA